The following are encoded in a window of Haloarcula halophila genomic DNA:
- the leuC gene encoding 3-isopropylmalate dehydratase large subunit, with amino-acid sequence MSNGTLYDKVWDRHKVTTLPNGQDQLFVGLHLIHEVTSPQAFGMLKERGLEVARPDLTHATVDHIVPTANQDRPYADDAAERMMAELEENVRDAGIEFSDPTTGNQGIVHVIGPEQGITQPGKTIVCGDSHTSTHGAFGALAFGIGTSQIRDVLATQTIAMEKQKVRKIEVNGELGEGVEAKDIILEIIRRLGTEGGVGYVYEYAGEAIENLGMEGRMSICNMSIEGGARAGYVNPDETTYEWLEATDYFQENPEKFEELKPYWESIRSDEDAEYDDVVEIDASELDPVVTWGTTPGQGIGIDDPIPEPESLADDKVDTARRAQKHMRVEPGETMNGYEIDVAFLGSCTNARLPDLRRAARIVKGREVDDDVRAFVVPGSQRVQQAAKEEGLKDVFEAAGFEWRNAGCSMCLGMNEDQLEGDEACASSSNRNFVGRQGSKDGRTVLMNPRMVAAAAITGEVSDVRDLKEVNLA; translated from the coding sequence ATGAGCAACGGCACGCTGTACGACAAGGTGTGGGACCGACACAAAGTAACGACCCTGCCCAACGGGCAGGACCAGCTGTTCGTCGGCCTCCACCTCATCCACGAGGTCACGAGCCCGCAAGCGTTCGGGATGCTGAAAGAGCGCGGACTGGAAGTCGCACGCCCCGATCTGACTCACGCGACGGTCGACCACATCGTCCCGACGGCGAACCAGGACCGGCCCTACGCCGACGACGCGGCCGAACGGATGATGGCTGAACTGGAGGAGAACGTCCGGGACGCCGGTATCGAGTTCTCGGACCCGACGACCGGTAACCAGGGGATCGTCCACGTCATCGGGCCGGAGCAAGGGATCACCCAGCCCGGGAAGACCATCGTCTGTGGCGACAGCCACACCTCGACTCACGGCGCGTTCGGCGCGCTCGCGTTCGGGATCGGGACCAGCCAGATCCGGGACGTGCTGGCGACCCAGACGATCGCCATGGAGAAACAGAAGGTCCGGAAGATCGAGGTCAACGGCGAACTCGGCGAGGGCGTCGAGGCCAAGGACATCATCTTAGAGATCATCCGTCGGCTCGGGACCGAAGGCGGTGTCGGCTACGTCTACGAGTACGCCGGCGAAGCCATCGAGAACCTCGGGATGGAAGGACGGATGTCGATCTGTAACATGTCCATCGAGGGCGGCGCTCGCGCGGGCTACGTCAACCCCGACGAGACCACCTACGAGTGGCTCGAAGCGACCGACTACTTCCAGGAGAACCCCGAGAAGTTCGAGGAACTCAAACCGTACTGGGAGTCCATCCGATCCGACGAGGACGCCGAGTACGACGACGTCGTCGAGATCGACGCGAGCGAACTGGACCCCGTCGTCACCTGGGGGACCACGCCCGGCCAGGGCATCGGCATCGACGACCCGATTCCCGAGCCCGAATCGCTGGCCGACGACAAGGTCGACACCGCCCGCCGCGCACAGAAGCACATGCGCGTCGAACCCGGCGAGACCATGAACGGCTACGAGATCGACGTGGCGTTCCTGGGTTCCTGTACCAACGCCCGGCTGCCCGACCTGCGCCGCGCGGCCCGCATCGTCAAGGGCCGCGAAGTCGACGACGACGTGCGCGCGTTCGTCGTCCCCGGCAGCCAGCGCGTCCAACAGGCCGCCAAGGAGGAAGGGCTCAAGGACGTCTTCGAGGCGGCCGGCTTCGAGTGGCGTAACGCCGGCTGTTCGATGTGTCTGGGCATGAACGAGGACCAGCTGGAGGGGGACGAGGCCTGTGCCAGCTCCTCGAACCGGAACTTCGTCGGCCGCCAGGGTAGCAAGGACGGCCGGACGGTGCTGATGAACCCACGTATGGTGGCCGCGGCGGCCATCACCGGGGAGGTCTCCGACGTGCGCGATCTGAAGGAGGTGAACCTGGCGTGA
- the leuD gene encoding 3-isopropylmalate dehydratase small subunit: protein MTDATEEIPEVDYVEGSGIPIRGNDIDTDQIIPARFMKVVTFDGLGEFAFFDLRFDDEDNQKDHPMNEERFQDANVMVVNNNFGCGSSREHAPQALMRWGIDAIIGEGFAEIFAGNCLALGIPTVTADHETINALQQWVEDNPDKEIEVDVAAETVRYGGNEISVSVDDAQRQALVEGIWDTTALMKANRNAIEETAANLPYLDQTRSDVEADD, encoded by the coding sequence GTGACCGACGCTACCGAGGAGATCCCCGAAGTCGATTACGTCGAGGGGAGCGGCATCCCGATCCGCGGGAACGACATCGACACCGACCAGATCATCCCCGCGCGGTTCATGAAGGTCGTCACCTTCGACGGCCTGGGCGAGTTCGCCTTCTTCGATCTGCGGTTCGACGACGAGGACAACCAGAAGGACCACCCGATGAACGAGGAGCGGTTCCAGGACGCCAACGTCATGGTCGTCAACAACAACTTCGGCTGTGGCTCCTCGCGCGAACACGCCCCCCAGGCGCTGATGCGCTGGGGCATCGACGCGATCATCGGCGAAGGGTTCGCCGAGATCTTCGCCGGGAACTGCCTGGCACTGGGGATTCCGACGGTGACCGCGGACCACGAGACGATCAACGCGCTCCAGCAGTGGGTCGAGGACAACCCCGACAAGGAGATCGAGGTCGACGTGGCCGCCGAGACCGTCAGGTACGGCGGCAACGAGATCTCCGTCAGCGTCGACGACGCCCAGCGGCAGGCGCTCGTCGAGGGGATCTGGGACACCACTGCGCTGATGAAGGCGAACCGGAACGCGATCGAGGAGACGGCGGCGAACCTGCCGTACCTCGACCAGACCCGGTCCGACGTCGAGGCTGACGACTGA
- a CDS encoding DUF6293 family protein, whose translation MERIREIHIAPLGHERDRIVEPIREHNADTVYLLNQSERRQRFTAYQQALVEDLEADGISIDIHETDLHDLYDVLAVVTTLTADHSDDIVRVNVSSGPKLAAIGSAIACMATAATAYYVHPERHVPPVAEEPLTRGMQNAEVLPSYPIETISRDQVAVLDYLDRTNSESYTAKKKDLIEFAEEAGLAFIDDADPANDKAKFALLNANIVDPLIEDGYIAVREVGRTKQITLTETGRNVLHAFRHKL comes from the coding sequence ATGGAGCGGATACGCGAGATCCACATCGCCCCGCTGGGTCACGAACGCGACCGCATCGTCGAGCCCATCCGGGAACACAACGCCGACACCGTCTACCTGCTCAACCAGAGCGAGCGCAGGCAGCGGTTCACGGCGTACCAGCAGGCGCTCGTCGAGGATCTCGAAGCCGATGGCATCAGTATCGACATCCACGAGACCGACCTCCACGATCTCTACGACGTGTTAGCGGTCGTGACGACGCTCACGGCCGATCACTCCGACGATATCGTCCGTGTCAACGTCTCCAGCGGCCCGAAACTGGCGGCGATCGGGAGCGCTATCGCCTGCATGGCGACGGCAGCGACGGCCTACTACGTCCACCCGGAGCGCCACGTTCCGCCGGTCGCCGAAGAACCGCTCACACGGGGAATGCAGAACGCGGAAGTGTTGCCGTCCTATCCGATCGAAACCATCTCCCGCGATCAGGTCGCGGTACTGGACTACCTCGACCGAACGAACTCCGAGAGCTACACCGCTAAAAAGAAAGACCTCATCGAGTTCGCCGAGGAAGCCGGCCTGGCGTTCATCGACGACGCCGACCCGGCCAACGACAAGGCGAAGTTCGCGCTGTTGAACGCGAACATCGTCGATCCGTTGATCGAGGACGGCTATATTGCCGTCCGCGAGGTCGGACGCACGAAACAGATCACGCTCACCGAGACCGGACGCAACGTCCTCCACGCGTTCCGTCACAAGCTCTGA
- a CDS encoding isocitrate/isopropylmalate dehydrogenase family protein codes for MTHEIAVIPGDGIGQEVTPAAVEVLEAIETVDFEFVEGDAGDAVKAETGTALPEATAALAADADATLFGAAGETAADVILPLRQVVGSFANVRPAVAYPALDAVQPDTDLVFIRENTEGVYKGIESEITDGVTTCTRVITEEASEKIAEFGFDYARQNGFDDVTIAHKANVMQKTDGLFLETAERVGADLDAEYDTALMDALAMHLVMHPEDYGVVVCPNLAGDMLSDLAAGLVGGLGLLPSANVGEENALFEPVHGSAPDIAGEGIANPSAMVLSAAMLLDHLGYDEEGDRVREAVETVLDEGPRTPDLGGDGSTEEVTAAILDAL; via the coding sequence ATGACACACGAGATCGCCGTCATCCCCGGCGACGGGATCGGCCAGGAGGTCACGCCCGCTGCCGTCGAGGTACTGGAGGCAATCGAGACAGTCGACTTCGAGTTCGTCGAAGGCGACGCCGGTGACGCCGTCAAAGCCGAGACAGGGACGGCACTCCCCGAGGCGACCGCGGCGCTCGCTGCCGACGCCGATGCGACGCTGTTCGGTGCGGCCGGCGAGACGGCCGCGGACGTGATCCTCCCGCTGCGGCAGGTCGTCGGGTCGTTCGCCAACGTCCGCCCAGCGGTCGCGTACCCGGCACTCGACGCTGTCCAGCCCGACACCGACCTCGTGTTCATCCGGGAGAACACCGAAGGCGTCTACAAGGGCATCGAGAGCGAGATCACCGACGGTGTGACCACCTGTACCCGCGTCATCACCGAAGAAGCGTCAGAGAAGATCGCCGAGTTCGGCTTCGACTACGCCCGGCAGAACGGCTTCGACGACGTGACGATCGCCCACAAGGCAAACGTCATGCAGAAGACCGACGGTCTGTTCCTGGAGACGGCCGAGCGGGTCGGGGCGGATCTCGACGCGGAGTACGATACGGCCCTGATGGACGCGCTGGCGATGCATCTGGTGATGCATCCCGAGGACTACGGTGTGGTCGTCTGTCCGAATCTCGCGGGCGACATGCTCTCGGACCTGGCGGCGGGACTGGTCGGCGGGCTCGGTCTGCTCCCGTCGGCGAACGTCGGCGAGGAGAACGCGCTGTTCGAACCGGTCCACGGCTCCGCACCGGACATCGCGGGCGAAGGGATCGCCAACCCCTCGGCGATGGTCCTCTCGGCAGCGATGCTGCTGGATCACCTCGGATACGACGAAGAAGGGGATCGGGTCCGGGAGGCTGTCGAGACGGTGTTGGACGAGGGTCCCCGGACGCCGGATCTCGGTGGCGACGGCAGTACCGAGGAAGTCACCGCTGCGATCCTGGATGCGCTGTAA